The following proteins are encoded in a genomic region of Tenacibaculum sp. 190524A05c:
- the rplK gene encoding 50S ribosomal protein L11 codes for MAKQVSKLVKLQVRGGAANPSPPVGPALGAAGVNIMEFCKQFNARTQDKQGKVLPVVITVYTDKSFEFVVKTPPAAVQLLEAAKIKKGSGEPNRKKVASVTWDQIRTIAEDKMVDLNAFKIESAMRMIAGTARSMGLTVTGDAPA; via the coding sequence ATGGCAAAACAAGTAAGTAAATTAGTTAAACTACAAGTTAGGGGAGGTGCTGCGAATCCGTCGCCACCAGTTGGACCCGCTTTAGGTGCTGCCGGAGTTAACATCATGGAGTTCTGTAAGCAATTTAATGCGCGTACACAGGACAAGCAAGGTAAAGTTTTACCTGTAGTGATTACAGTATACACTGATAAATCATTCGAATTTGTTGTTAAAACTCCACCAGCTGCAGTACAATTACTAGAAGCGGCCAAAATTAAGAAAGGTTCAGGAGAGCCTAATAGAAAGAAAGTAGCAAGTGTTACTTGGGATCAAATTAGAACGATTGCAGAAGATAAGATGGTAGATTTAAATGCCTTCAAAATTGAATCAGCAATGAGAATGATCGCAGGAACTGCTCGCTCTATGGGATTAACAGTAACAGGTGATGCACCAGCTTAA
- the rplL gene encoding 50S ribosomal protein L7/L12, which yields MADLKDFAEQLVNLTVKEVNELADILKDEYGIEPAAAAVAVAGPAGGAGGDAGEEKTEFDVILKAAGGSKLAVVKLVKELTGLGLKEAKGIVDSAPAPIKEGVSKDEAEGLKASLEEAGAEVELK from the coding sequence ATGGCAGATTTAAAAGATTTCGCAGAACAATTAGTTAACTTAACAGTAAAAGAAGTTAATGAATTAGCTGATATTTTAAAAGATGAGTATGGAATTGAGCCTGCAGCGGCTGCAGTAGCAGTAGCTGGACCAGCTGGTGGAGCTGGTGGAGATGCTGGTGAAGAGAAAACTGAATTTGATGTTATCTTAAAAGCAGCAGGAGGTTCTAAATTAGCAGTTGTAAAATTAGTTAAGGAATTAACTGGTTTAGGATTAAAAGAAGCTAAAGGAATCGTAGATAGCGCTCCAGCACCAATTAAAGAAGGAGTTTCTAAGGATGAGGCTGAAGGTCTTAAAGCGTCTTTAGAAGAAGCAGGAGCTGAAGTAGAGTTAAAATAA
- the nusG gene encoding transcription termination/antitermination protein NusG, producing the protein MADTVMKWYVVRAIGGQENKVKTYIETDIARHGLSDYVSQVIVPTEKVVQIRNGKKINRERVYFPGYIMVEANLAGEVPHVIKAVTGVIGFLGETKGGDPVPMRKSEVNRMLGKVDELSVNEETVAIPYTVGETVKVVDGPFNGFDGIVEKVNEEKRKLEVMVKIFGRKTPLELSYMQVEKI; encoded by the coding sequence ATGGCTGATACGGTGATGAAATGGTATGTGGTTAGAGCTATCGGTGGTCAAGAGAATAAAGTTAAGACTTACATTGAGACAGATATTGCTAGACATGGATTGTCTGATTATGTAAGTCAAGTTATTGTTCCTACTGAAAAGGTTGTTCAAATAAGAAATGGGAAAAAAATAAACAGAGAAAGAGTATACTTTCCTGGTTATATAATGGTGGAAGCAAATTTAGCAGGTGAAGTTCCTCACGTTATTAAAGCGGTTACAGGAGTAATTGGTTTTTTAGGTGAAACAAAAGGAGGTGATCCTGTCCCTATGCGTAAATCTGAAGTAAACAGAATGCTAGGTAAAGTAGATGAGCTTTCGGTAAATGAGGAAACTGTTGCAATACCTTACACTGTTGGAGAAACAGTAAAAGTAGTAGATGGTCCATTCAATGGATTTGACGGTATCGTAGAGAAGGTGAATGAAGAGAAGCGTAAACTTGAGGTTATGGTTAAGATTTTCGGAAGAAAAACACCATTAGAATTAAGTTACATGCAAGTAGAGAAAATATAA
- the secE gene encoding preprotein translocase subunit SecE — MNNFIQYIKDSFEELNTNMTWISREEAQKSTVVVAVFTIIFALAVAVIDKVFQTGLDNFFKLF; from the coding sequence ATGAATAACTTTATACAGTACATCAAAGACTCTTTTGAAGAGTTAAATACTAACATGACTTGGATATCTCGTGAAGAGGCTCAAAAGTCAACAGTAGTTGTAGCAGTTTTTACTATCATATTTGCATTAGCAGTGGCGGTAATAGATAAGGTTTTTCAAACAGGATTAGATAACTTCTTTAAATTATTCTAA
- a CDS encoding HPF/RaiA family ribosome-associated protein produces the protein MKVFTQSVNFKADIDLVKFIEKKVGSLDKFHDKIVDAEVFMKVQKTSDKENKITEVKINIPGNELIVKKTTKTFEEGVSLGVESLKRQLRKSKEKQRDTLVL, from the coding sequence ATGAAGGTATTCACACAATCTGTAAATTTCAAAGCTGACATTGATTTAGTAAAGTTTATTGAAAAAAAAGTTGGAAGTTTAGATAAATTTCATGACAAGATCGTAGATGCGGAAGTTTTTATGAAGGTTCAAAAAACAAGTGATAAAGAAAATAAAATAACAGAAGTAAAGATTAATATTCCAGGTAACGAACTAATTGTCAAGAAGACAACAAAGACATTTGAAGAAGGAGTTAGTCTAGGTGTAGAGTCCTTGAAAAGGCAGTTAAGAAAATCAAAAGAAAAACAAAGAGACACGTTAGTGTTATAA
- the rplJ gene encoding 50S ribosomal protein L10: protein MTREEKSQVIQDLTAQLADTSTIYLADISGLDALTTSNLRRACFKANVKLAVVKNTLLEKAMEASDKDFGELPEVLKGNTSLMISEAGNAPAKVIKEFRKKSDKPLLKGAYVEEAVYVGDDQLDALVNIKSREELIGDIITLLQSPAKNVVSALQSGGGKLSGILKTLSEK, encoded by the coding sequence ATGACTAGAGAAGAAAAATCACAAGTAATACAAGATTTAACAGCGCAATTAGCAGATACAAGTACGATCTATTTAGCAGATATTTCTGGTTTAGATGCTTTAACTACATCTAACTTACGTAGAGCTTGTTTTAAGGCAAACGTAAAATTGGCTGTTGTGAAGAATACATTGTTAGAAAAGGCAATGGAAGCTTCAGATAAAGACTTTGGTGAATTACCAGAGGTTTTAAAAGGTAATACATCTTTAATGATTTCTGAAGCAGGTAATGCTCCAGCAAAGGTAATTAAAGAATTTAGGAAAAAATCTGATAAGCCTTTATTAAAAGGAGCTTATGTTGAAGAAGCAGTTTACGTTGGAGATGACCAATTAGATGCTCTTGTTAACATCAAGTCTCGTGAAGAACTTATCGGTGATATTATCACATTATTACAATCTCCTGCGAAGAATGTTGTATCAGCATTACAGTCTGGAGGAGGTAAATTATCTGGTATCTTAAAGACGTTATCAGAAAAATAA
- the tuf gene encoding elongation factor Tu — protein sequence MAKGTYDRSKPHLNVGTIGHVDHGKTTLTAAITKVLADAGYSEQRAFDQIDNAPEEKERGITINSSHVEYATANRHYAHVDCPGHADYVKNMVTGAAQMDGAILVVAATDGPMPQTREHILLGRQVGIPRIVVFMNKVDMVDDEELLELVEMEVRDLLSFYEYDGDNSPVIMGSALGALNGEQKWVDTVLSLMEAVDTWIEEPPRDTEKDFLMPIEDVFSITGRGTVATGRIETGIINSGDPVEIIGMGSEKLTSTVTGIEMFRQILDRGEAGDNAGILLRGIDKTDIKRGMVITKPGSVTPHAKFKAEVYILKKEEGGRHTPFHNNYRPQFYVRTTDVTGNINLPDGVEMVMPGDNLTITVDLIQPIALNIGLQFAIREGGRTVGAGQVTEILD from the coding sequence ATGGCAAAAGGAACTTACGATCGTTCGAAACCGCACTTAAACGTAGGTACAATCGGTCACGTAGATCACGGTAAAACTACATTAACTGCTGCTATCACTAAAGTATTAGCTGACGCAGGTTACTCTGAGCAAAGAGCTTTCGATCAAATCGATAACGCTCCAGAAGAGAAAGAAAGAGGTATTACAATTAACTCTTCTCACGTAGAATATGCAACTGCTAACCGTCACTATGCACACGTTGACTGTCCAGGTCACGCCGATTATGTAAAGAACATGGTAACTGGTGCTGCTCAAATGGATGGAGCTATTTTAGTAGTAGCTGCAACTGATGGTCCAATGCCACAAACTCGTGAGCACATCTTATTAGGACGTCAGGTTGGTATTCCAAGAATCGTTGTATTCATGAACAAAGTGGATATGGTTGATGATGAGGAGTTATTAGAGTTAGTAGAAATGGAAGTTAGAGATTTATTGTCTTTCTATGAGTATGATGGAGATAATAGTCCTGTAATCATGGGTTCTGCTTTAGGGGCTTTAAATGGAGAGCAAAAATGGGTAGATACAGTGTTATCTTTAATGGAAGCTGTTGATACTTGGATTGAGGAGCCACCAAGAGATACTGAGAAAGATTTCTTAATGCCAATCGAGGATGTATTCTCTATTACTGGTCGTGGTACTGTAGCAACAGGACGTATCGAAACTGGTATCATCAACTCTGGAGATCCTGTAGAGATTATCGGTATGGGTTCTGAGAAGTTAACTTCTACAGTAACTGGAATCGAGATGTTCCGTCAAATCTTAGATAGAGGTGAGGCTGGAGATAACGCTGGTATCTTATTAAGAGGTATTGATAAAACTGATATCAAAAGAGGTATGGTAATTACTAAGCCTGGATCAGTAACTCCACACGCTAAGTTCAAAGCTGAGGTGTATATCTTAAAGAAAGAAGAAGGTGGTCGTCACACTCCTTTCCACAATAACTACCGTCCACAGTTCTACGTACGTACAACTGACGTAACTGGTAACATTAACTTACCTGATGGTGTTGAAATGGTAATGCCTGGTGATAACTTAACTATTACAGTTGATTTAATTCAGCCAATCGCATTAAATATCGGTTTACAGTTTGCTATCCGTGAAGGAGGTAGAACAGTAGGAGCTGGTCAGGTAACTGAAATCTTAGACTAA
- the rplA gene encoding 50S ribosomal protein L1, whose protein sequence is MARLTRKQKEARAKIDTSKVYDLKDASALVKEITNVKFDASVDLAVRLGVDPRKANQMVRGVVTLPHGTGKDVKVLALVTPDKEAEAQAAGADYVGLDEYLQKIKGGWTDVDVIITMPSVMGKLGPLGRVLGPRGLMPNPKTGTVTMDVAKAVKEVKAGKIDFKVDKTGIVHAAIGKVSFDADKIFENANELVQTLLKLKPTAAKGTYIKSIFMSSTMSPSVAVDVKSVS, encoded by the coding sequence ATGGCAAGATTAACAAGAAAGCAAAAAGAAGCTCGCGCTAAGATTGACACCTCTAAAGTTTATGACTTAAAGGATGCATCAGCATTAGTAAAAGAGATAACAAACGTAAAGTTTGATGCATCTGTAGATTTAGCAGTGCGTTTAGGAGTTGATCCTCGTAAAGCTAATCAAATGGTTCGTGGTGTAGTAACATTACCTCACGGAACTGGAAAGGATGTAAAAGTATTAGCATTAGTTACTCCAGATAAAGAAGCAGAAGCTCAAGCAGCTGGTGCTGATTATGTAGGTTTAGATGAGTACCTTCAGAAAATCAAAGGAGGATGGACTGATGTTGACGTAATTATAACTATGCCTAGCGTTATGGGTAAATTAGGTCCTTTAGGTCGTGTTTTAGGACCAAGAGGTTTAATGCCAAACCCAAAGACAGGTACAGTAACTATGGATGTTGCAAAAGCAGTAAAAGAGGTAAAGGCTGGTAAAATTGACTTTAAAGTTGATAAAACTGGTATCGTTCACGCTGCAATCGGAAAAGTATCTTTCGATGCTGATAAGATTTTCGAAAATGCAAATGAATTAGTTCAAACACTATTAAAATTAAAGCCAACAGCGGCAAAAGGAACTTATATTAAGAGTATTTTTATGTCTTCTACTATGAGTCCTAGTGTAGCTGTAGATGTAAAATCGGTATCATAA